The Pseudophryne corroboree isolate aPseCor3 chromosome 2, aPseCor3.hap2, whole genome shotgun sequence genome has a segment encoding these proteins:
- the LOC134998826 gene encoding E3 ubiquitin/ISG15 ligase TRIM25-like, with translation MASADLRKELDCSICLSIYTDPVTLRCGHNFCRVCIDRVLDTQEGSGVYACPECSTECQERPALIRNITLCNIVGSFLSTRPDQEETGIFCTYCVDSPVPAAKSCLLCEASLCDKHLRVHSKSAEHVLSDPTIALGNRKCSIHKKVLEYYCTEDAACVCVSCSLAGEHRGHQVELLDVASEKKKKKLRNVLQKLTIKREEAERRVQSLMESRRGDQKKAAGVTETVTALFRDIRRQLKDLEKRVLGEISRQEQHVTLSVSDLIQQLERKKDELSRKMRHIEELCNMTDPVTVLQEPVAGDWCDAGNKERHDNQIHGEGDLDVGHVSETLHTLYDMITGIKKGIYVQESTDRVQEVNPASNTESDVITGVKKGKNVPVATDIALSVKTQSDIITGSKIGLYEKEPTSIILDVNTAGNNIDFPTYIYTGINNYKQLYKAANSCAKWSDKAQNRPETPERFQLYNQVLSTSSFSSGRHYLDMTVSESGWWSVGMSYPSIDRTGEQSHIGYNDKSWALCKGLCDQYSLIHDGKQTRLPGNISCNNVGIYLDYEAGQLSFYALVPMRHLHTFSATFTEPLHVAVCIGRGCTDNDISGNFRSYKKGS, from the coding sequence atggcgtctgctgatctgagaaaggagctggactgttccatctgcctgagcatttatacagatcctgtaaccctgagatgtggacacaacttctgccgggtctgtattgatcgtgtgctggatacacaggaggggTCTGGAGTTTATGCCTGTCCTGAATGCAGTACAGAGTGTCAGGAGCGTCCTGCACTGATACGGAACATAACTCTGTGTAACATAGTGGGGAGTTTCCTGTCTACTCGgccagatcaggaggagactgggatcttctgcacttactgtgtggactctcctgtacctgctgctaaatcctgtctgctgtgtgaggcttctctgtgtgataaacacctgagagtacacagcaagtcagCAGAGCACGTCTTATCTGATCCCACCAttgccctggggaacaggaaatgctccaTCCATAAGAAGGTCCTGGAGTATTACTGCACTGAGGACGCTGCCTGTGTCTGTGTGTCCTGCAGTTTGGCCGGAGAACATCGGGGACACCAGGTGGAGTTGCTGGATGTGGCctcggagaagaagaagaagaaactgAGAAATGTTCTGCAGAAACTGACAATAAAGAGAGAGGAGGCTGAGAGAAGAGTCCAGAGCCTGATGGAGAGCAGGAGAGGTGATCAGAAAAAAGCAGCTGGTGTAACAGAGACAGTCACTGccctgtttagagacatcaggagacagctgaAAGACCTGGAGAAGAGAGTCCTGGGTGAGATCTCCAGGCAGGAACAACATGTTACACTCTCAGTCTCtgatctgatccagcagctggaaagaaagaaggacgagctgtccaggaagatgcgtcacattgaggagctgtgtaacatgactgatccagtgactgtcttacaggaaccagtCGCTGGTGATTGGTGTGATGCTGGGAACAAAGAGAGACATGATAACCAGATCCATGGTGAAGGAGATCTGGATGTGGGACATGTCTCAGAGACATTACACACATTATATGATATGATAACTGGTATAAAGaaagggatctatgtgcaggaatCTACTGACAGAGTGCAGGAGGTAAACCCAGCGAGTAATACAGAATCTGATGTAATCACAGGTgtaaagaaaggaaaaaatgtCCCAGTGGCTACAGATATAGCTTTGAGTGTAAAAACAcaatctgatataataacaggttcAAAAATAGGGCTCTATGAGAAGGAACCTACATCTATAATACTGGATGTAAACACAGCTGGTAATAATATAGATTTTCCaacttatatatatacaggtattaaTAATTATAAGCAATTATATAAGGCAGCTAATAGTTGTGCAAAATGGTCAGATAAAGCCCAGAATCGTCCAGAAACACCAGAGAGATTTCAGCTTTATAACCAGGTGTTAAGCACCAGCAGCTTTTCCTCAGGGCGACATTACCTGGATATGACTGTGAGTGAATCAGGGTGGTGGAGTGTAGGGATGAGCTATCCCAGTATAGACAggacaggagagcagtcacacattGGGTATAATGACAAGTCCTGGGCTTTGTGTAAGGGGTTGTGTGACCAGTATTCACTGATACATGACGGGAAACAGACCCGGTTACCCGGCAATATTTCCTGTAATAATGTGGGgatatatctggactatgaggctgGACAGCTGTCCTTTTATGCTCTGGTTCCGATGAGACACTTACACACCTTCTCTGCCACCTTCACTGAGCCCCTTCATGTTGCAGTATGTATAGGGAGAGGTTGTACAGACAATGACATATCTGGGAATTTCAGGAGTTACAAGAAAGGATCATGA